The genomic stretch TATCGCTGCTAATCGTCTTGGGAATCGTTCATTCTGTTGCATAGACATCACCTCGATTTTTGAGAGTCATTCACATCTTGATTTCTCAATCTGGAGCTCCATCCAATCTTCAATCTCATACTCTATCCACGCCACTGCTCCACCTCCGATCCGGATTTGCTTCGGAAAAGCTGCGTCGTAGTACTTGGAGCTCTTCTTGAGCCGGTTATAGATTGATGCGCGAGACAGGCCGGTTTTTTTGATCACCACCTTTAACCGAATGAATTTAATTTCTCGTTTGGGTGTACCGGTCATGGAATGCCTCCTCAACAATCTGAGTAAAAGCATAAATCGATCAGGTTCGGTAACGCATTGTTATTCCAGGTATATTCCAGAATATTCCAGGAGGGCTGGATAGCTAAAAGCAAGTGATAAGCGAAAGTGCTGAAAGGCTTGAAACCCTGCTACGACTGCTACACGTAGCATTCGTAGCAAGGAAACTGCCTATCCGAAAAATCTTCGGACCTATATCACCCCTGTGAACCGGGGCACTGACAGTGCCTTCCTTCCCAATTCACAGAGGTAATTTCCAATGTCTGAACAATGCCCCAACTGCCAGTCCCGGCGGATTGGCAAAAACAACTACGGCAAGAAAACTGCTGGTGTGGTTGGCGCGTCTGCCGGGACCTATGGCGGCTATTCGGCTGCCACGGCCGGTGCCCAAGCGGGTGCTGCCCTGGGAATTGTTGCCGGTCCCGCAGGAGCAACCGTGGGTGGTATCGGCGGTGCCGTCATCGGTGCGCTACTGGGTGGCGCCACTGGCGCTTCCGCTGGCGTGATACTGGGTGATGTCCTGGATGATCGTGTGCTTGATAACTACCGCTGCCTAGACTGCGGCTATTCCTTCGGCGATGACCCTGGCTCCCGTGGGGGATGACGCATTCGCCCAAGGGAAGCCCCGAACTCCCACGGGAGAAAATTCCCACGCCCAAGGGAGCGATCGGTCTCCCTCGGGTGAAAAGATAACTCACACCGGAAAGACGTTAATTTTCTTAATAAATTTCAAAGGAGAGCAACCATGGCTCATCTCATCGAACAAATGGCCTACGTGGGCCAAACCCCTTGGCATGGCCTGGGGAACGAACTGACTTCGAATCAGCCCCTGGGGGTCTGGGCAAAACAAGCGGGCTTGGATTGGCAGATTCAGGAAAGCCCTGTCCGCTTCGTCACCAATTCCAGTGGCAGTCTGAGTGAAATCCTCTCTTACCCGGATTCCAAAGTGCTTTACCGCTCGGATACCAAGGCTCCGCTGTCGGTCGTCGGTAACCGCTTCAAAGTGGTTCAGCCTGAGGAGATCCTGGAGTTCTATCGGGATCTGACCGAGGTGTCTGGCTTCGAGCTGGAAACCGCTGGCGTGCTGAAAGGTGGCCGTAAAATGTGGGCACTCGCCCGTACCGGCCAGTCCGGCATGCTCAAAGGCAACGATCAAACCAATGCCTATGTCCTGCTGGCCACCGCCTGTGACGGCACCATGGCCACGACTGCTCAGTTCACCAGTATCCGCGTGGTGTGCAACAACACCCTCGCGGTTGCCCTGAAAGGCTCCGCCGCCAATGCCGTGAAGGTGAAGCACAACAC from Marinobacter adhaerens HP15 encodes the following:
- a CDS encoding helix-turn-helix transcriptional regulator — encoded protein: MTGTPKREIKFIRLKVVIKKTGLSRASIYNRLKKSSKYYDAAFPKQIRIGGGAVAWIEYEIEDWMELQIEKSRCE
- a CDS encoding DUF932 domain-containing protein, with the protein product MAHLIEQMAYVGQTPWHGLGNELTSNQPLGVWAKQAGLDWQIQESPVRFVTNSSGSLSEILSYPDSKVLYRSDTKAPLSVVGNRFKVVQPEEILEFYRDLTEVSGFELETAGVLKGGRKMWALARTGQSGMLKGNDQTNAYVLLATACDGTMATTAQFTSIRVVCNNTLAVALKGSAANAVKVKHNTAFDADLVKKQLGISVSAWDDFMHRLKILSERKVKTTEARNYFLKVFTDDSGAGVGKTNERSMAKALGLYEGEGMGASLASSEGTAYGLLNAVTEFIDHQRRAKTVDHRLDSAWFGTGAAVKNRALEQAMSLVA